From a single Carassius carassius chromosome 8, fCarCar2.1, whole genome shotgun sequence genomic region:
- the LOC132145223 gene encoding teashirt homolog 1 isoform X1, which produces MRSQEEGGTTACRGESSKRRGDLQVSAYVPEDELKAAKSDEEHLQDDGLSLDGQDAEYLCNEEDDGREQLSYQNSPLSNGTNPDAGYGSPLSDTSDHLADFKSTSSKEGQDKEEVEDIETDAGLSLQDSLAQMKAVYANLISDASWSSITKDIMKSKQVSASSTNSTPSSHKGNNSVANSHASSITSSGASGSSNASASMKTNVTPSSNSTKATALNNANNGPINGANSGGVAYDWHQAALAKTLQHTPYHLMPEPSLFSTVQLYRQNNKLYGPVFTGASKFRCKDCSAAYDTLVGLTVHMNETGHYRDNNKDKEEDKGKKWSKPRKRSLMEMEGKEDAQKVLKCMYCGHSFESLQDLSVHMIKTKHYQKVPLKEPMPALASKLVPSTKKRAFQDLMSPCSPESISSTPGIPLAETAPTKDQKISNPYVTANNRYGYQNGASYTWQFEARKAQILKCMECGSSHDTLQQLTAHMMVTGHFLKVTNSASKKGKQLVFDPVVEEKIQSIPLPPTTTRLPAPTIKSQPDSPVHPSTMNERNESDEEKVEEPEEKKIKQEKEDPAEKVEKTEKPSHYKYLREEDLEESPKGGLDILKSLENTVSSAISKAQTGTPTWGGYPSIHAAYQLQGSVKSSIPAVQSVQIQPTFNASSLKSLTSDSSTLIHSPSSPSPPPNHKSNVLAMEELVEKVTGKIPSKKDRDEKSTERCSKYLPAELPSPVLKDRKDLPRPDDLCKPTKNGTVDKDLEHVPVREGEYKESHADNHVKNGTDVLKSQVSNGCSNLGIITDHSPEQPLVNPLSALQSIMNTHLGKASKTVSPLLDPLAMLYKISNNMMEKPMYNPAQVKQVEPINRYYDNDDDQPMDLTKSKSGNGPTNNCSSTVISNNNSNITNSTRPILSTLAESVSSPLRENALMDISDMVKNLTGRLTPKSSTPSSISEKSDADGCVFEDGLEDLSPIQKRKGRQSNWNPQHLLILQAQFASSLRETPDGKYIITDLGPQERVHICKFTGLSMTTISHWLANVKYQLRRTGGTKFLKNIDSGQPLFLCSDCASQFRTPSTYINHLESHLGFSLKDLSKLSIDLIRDQQAVTKMITDKTFSALGLTEEDSNSIFQCKLCNRTFVSKHAVKLHLSKTHGKSPEDHLIFVTELEKLEKV; this is translated from the coding sequence CCTATGTGCCGGAGGATGAGCTTAAGGCAGCTAAGAGCGATGAGGAGCACCTGCAGGACGACGGACTCTCCTTAGACGGTCAGGATGCAGAGTACCTGTGCAATGAAGAAGACGATGGCCGTGAACAGCTGAGCTACCAGAACTCTCCACTCAGCAATGGCACGAACCCAGATGCCGGCTACGGCTCGCCCCTCAGCGACACCAGTGATCACCTGGCTGACTTCAAAAGCACCTCCTCCAAAGAAGGCCAGGATAAAGAGGAGGTTGAAGACATAGAGACAGATGCTGGACTGTCTTTGCAGGACAGCCTAGCACAGATGAAAGCAGTCTATGCAAACCTGATTTCAGATGCTTCCTGGTCAAGTATCACAAAGGACATTATGAAAAGCAAGCAGGTCAGTGCTAGTAGCACTAACAGTACTCCAAGCAGCCACAAGGGAAACAACAGTGTTGCAAACAGCCATGCAAGCAGCATTACAAGCAGCGGAGCTAGCGGCAGCAGCAACGCTAGTGCTAGCATGAAGACAAATGTGACGCCAAGCAGCAATTCTACAAAAGCCACCGCATTAAACAATGCCAACAATGGACCCATCAATGGTGCTAACAGTGGGGGTGTTGCATATGACTGGCACCAAGCAGCTCTTGCTAAAACCTTACAGCATACGCCCTACCACCTCATGCCTGAACCAAGTCTCTTCAGCACAGTGCAGCTGTACCGGCAAAACAATAAGCTGTATGGGCCAGTGTTTACGGGGGCCAGCAAGTTCAGATGCAAGGACTGTAGTGCAGCCTACGACACACTTGTAGGTCTCACGGTGCACATGAATGAAACAGGCCATTACCGTGATAACAACAAGGACAAGGAGGAGGACAAGGGTAAGAAATGGTCCAAGCCACGGAAACGATCCTTAATGGAGATGGAGGGCAAAGAAGATGCTCAGAAAGTCCTGAAATGCATGTATTGTGGCCACTCGTTCGAATCCCTACAGGACTTGAGTGTCCACATGATCAAAACTAAACACTACCAGAAAGTGCCTCTCAAAGAACCAATGCCAGCTCTTGCCTCAAAGCTGGTGCCCTCCACCAAAAAGCGAGCGTTCCAGGACCTGATGTCTCCATGCTCACCTGAATCAATCTCTAGCACCCCTGGCATTCCACTGGCAGAGACTGCACCCACCAAAGATCAAAAAATATCAAACCCATATGTCACAGCTAATAACCGTTACGGTTACCAAAACGGTGCGAGTTATACCTGGCAGTTTGAGGCCCGAAAAGCTCAAATTCTTAAGTGTATGGAGTGCGGGAGTTCCCATGACACCTTACAGCAGTTGACAGCCCATATGATGGTGACTGGACACTTTCTCAAAGTCACAAACTCCGCCTCCAAAAAGGGTAAGCAATTAGTGTTTGACCCTGTGGTGGAAGAGAAAATCCAATCCATCCCTCTTCCACCCACAACAACACGTCTGCCGGCTCCCACTATCAAGTCCCAACCTGATTCACCAGTACACCCATCCACCATGAATGAAAGGAATGAGTCGGATGAGGAGAAAGTGGAGGAACCTGAGGAGAAGAAAATCAAGCAAGAGAAAGAGGATCCCGCTGAGAAGGTGGAAAAGACTGAGAAACCCAGCCATTACAAGTATCTAAGAGAAGAGGATCTTGAAGAGTCTCCTAAAGGTGGACTAGATATTCTCAAGTCATTAGAAAATACAGTCTCCAGTGCAATCAGTAAGGCTCAGACCGGTACACCCACCTGGGGTGGATATCCCAGCATTCATGCTGCCTACCAGCTGCAAGGGTCTGTGAAATCATCTATACCTGCTGTCCAGAGTGTCCAGATTCAACCAACATTCAACGCCAGCAGCTTGAAATCTTTGACCTCTGACTCCAGCACTTTGATCCATTCTCCAAGCAGCCCATCACCACCTCCAAACCATAAAAGCAATGTCCTAGCCATGGAAGAGTTGGTGGAGAAAGTAACAGGAAAAATCCCTTCAAAGAAAGACAGGGATGAAAAATCAACTGAACGTTGCTCCAAATATCTCCCTGCTGAATTACCCTCCCCTGTTCTCAAAGACCGAAAGGACCTACCAAGACCAGATGATCTTTGCAAGCCAACAAAAAATGGCACAGTAGATAAAGACCTAGAGCATGTTCCGGTTCGGGAAGGAGAATACAAGGAAAGCCATGCAGATAATCATGTCAAGAATGGAACGGATGTCCTCAAATCGCAAGTCAGCAATGGTTGCAGTAATTTAGGAATCATCACTGACCACTCACCAGAACAGCCTTTAGTCAACCCTCTCAGTGCATTGCAGTCTATCATGAACACTCATTTGGGTAAGGCCTCCAAAACAGTCAGTCCACTCCTAGACCCACTAGCAATGCTGTACAAGATCAGCAACAACATGATGGAAAAGCCCATGTACAATCCAGCTCAGGTCAAGCAAGTTGAGCCCATCAACAGATATTATGACAATGATGATGATCAGCCCATGGACTTGACTAAGTCCAAAAGTGGCAATGGGCCCACCAACAATTGTTCATCCACAGTTATCagtaacaacaacagcaacatcaCAAATAGCACCCGGCCCATCTTGTCCACGCTGGCTGAATCGGTCTCATCTCCTCTTCGGGAGAATGCCCTAATGGACATTTCCGACATGGTGAAGAACCTCACAGGTCGCCTGACGCCAAAGTCGTCAACCCCTTCCTCTATATCCGAAAAGTCGGACGCAGATGGCTGTGTTTTTGAGGATGGCCTGGAGGATCTTTCACCCATTCAGAAGAGGAAAGGCAGGCAATCAAACTGGAACCCTCAGCATCTGCTGATCCTTCAGGCTCAGTTTGCATCCAGCCTTCGGGAAACCCCTGACGGGAAGTACATCATTACAGACCTTGGTCCTCAGGAGCGTGTACATATTTGTAAGTTTACAGGTCTCTCCATGACCACCATCTCCCACTGGTTGGCAAACGTCAAGTACCAACTGAGGCGAACAGGTGGAACCAAGTTTCTGAAGAACATTGACTCGGGCCAGCCACTGTTTCTGTGTAGTGATTGTGCCTCGCAGTTCAGAACTCCCTCCACATACATTAACCACTTAGAGTCCCACTTGGGCTTTAGCTTGAAGGACCTCTCAAAGTTATCAATAGACCTCATAAGAGACCAGCAAGCAGTCActaaaatgatcacagataagaCATTCAGTGCCCTTGGCTTGACTGAGGAGGACTCTAATTCCATATTTCAGTGCAAACTGTGCAATAGGACTTTTGTCAGCAAGCATGCAGTGAAACTACACCTCAGCAAAACGCACGGAAAGTCACCAGAGGACCACCTGATCTTTGTTACTGAGCTGGAAAAGTTAGAAAAAGTCTAA
- the LOC132145223 gene encoding teashirt homolog 1 isoform X2 → MPRRKQQAPRRSSAYVPEDELKAAKSDEEHLQDDGLSLDGQDAEYLCNEEDDGREQLSYQNSPLSNGTNPDAGYGSPLSDTSDHLADFKSTSSKEGQDKEEVEDIETDAGLSLQDSLAQMKAVYANLISDASWSSITKDIMKSKQVSASSTNSTPSSHKGNNSVANSHASSITSSGASGSSNASASMKTNVTPSSNSTKATALNNANNGPINGANSGGVAYDWHQAALAKTLQHTPYHLMPEPSLFSTVQLYRQNNKLYGPVFTGASKFRCKDCSAAYDTLVGLTVHMNETGHYRDNNKDKEEDKGKKWSKPRKRSLMEMEGKEDAQKVLKCMYCGHSFESLQDLSVHMIKTKHYQKVPLKEPMPALASKLVPSTKKRAFQDLMSPCSPESISSTPGIPLAETAPTKDQKISNPYVTANNRYGYQNGASYTWQFEARKAQILKCMECGSSHDTLQQLTAHMMVTGHFLKVTNSASKKGKQLVFDPVVEEKIQSIPLPPTTTRLPAPTIKSQPDSPVHPSTMNERNESDEEKVEEPEEKKIKQEKEDPAEKVEKTEKPSHYKYLREEDLEESPKGGLDILKSLENTVSSAISKAQTGTPTWGGYPSIHAAYQLQGSVKSSIPAVQSVQIQPTFNASSLKSLTSDSSTLIHSPSSPSPPPNHKSNVLAMEELVEKVTGKIPSKKDRDEKSTERCSKYLPAELPSPVLKDRKDLPRPDDLCKPTKNGTVDKDLEHVPVREGEYKESHADNHVKNGTDVLKSQVSNGCSNLGIITDHSPEQPLVNPLSALQSIMNTHLGKASKTVSPLLDPLAMLYKISNNMMEKPMYNPAQVKQVEPINRYYDNDDDQPMDLTKSKSGNGPTNNCSSTVISNNNSNITNSTRPILSTLAESVSSPLRENALMDISDMVKNLTGRLTPKSSTPSSISEKSDADGCVFEDGLEDLSPIQKRKGRQSNWNPQHLLILQAQFASSLRETPDGKYIITDLGPQERVHICKFTGLSMTTISHWLANVKYQLRRTGGTKFLKNIDSGQPLFLCSDCASQFRTPSTYINHLESHLGFSLKDLSKLSIDLIRDQQAVTKMITDKTFSALGLTEEDSNSIFQCKLCNRTFVSKHAVKLHLSKTHGKSPEDHLIFVTELEKLEKV, encoded by the coding sequence CCTATGTGCCGGAGGATGAGCTTAAGGCAGCTAAGAGCGATGAGGAGCACCTGCAGGACGACGGACTCTCCTTAGACGGTCAGGATGCAGAGTACCTGTGCAATGAAGAAGACGATGGCCGTGAACAGCTGAGCTACCAGAACTCTCCACTCAGCAATGGCACGAACCCAGATGCCGGCTACGGCTCGCCCCTCAGCGACACCAGTGATCACCTGGCTGACTTCAAAAGCACCTCCTCCAAAGAAGGCCAGGATAAAGAGGAGGTTGAAGACATAGAGACAGATGCTGGACTGTCTTTGCAGGACAGCCTAGCACAGATGAAAGCAGTCTATGCAAACCTGATTTCAGATGCTTCCTGGTCAAGTATCACAAAGGACATTATGAAAAGCAAGCAGGTCAGTGCTAGTAGCACTAACAGTACTCCAAGCAGCCACAAGGGAAACAACAGTGTTGCAAACAGCCATGCAAGCAGCATTACAAGCAGCGGAGCTAGCGGCAGCAGCAACGCTAGTGCTAGCATGAAGACAAATGTGACGCCAAGCAGCAATTCTACAAAAGCCACCGCATTAAACAATGCCAACAATGGACCCATCAATGGTGCTAACAGTGGGGGTGTTGCATATGACTGGCACCAAGCAGCTCTTGCTAAAACCTTACAGCATACGCCCTACCACCTCATGCCTGAACCAAGTCTCTTCAGCACAGTGCAGCTGTACCGGCAAAACAATAAGCTGTATGGGCCAGTGTTTACGGGGGCCAGCAAGTTCAGATGCAAGGACTGTAGTGCAGCCTACGACACACTTGTAGGTCTCACGGTGCACATGAATGAAACAGGCCATTACCGTGATAACAACAAGGACAAGGAGGAGGACAAGGGTAAGAAATGGTCCAAGCCACGGAAACGATCCTTAATGGAGATGGAGGGCAAAGAAGATGCTCAGAAAGTCCTGAAATGCATGTATTGTGGCCACTCGTTCGAATCCCTACAGGACTTGAGTGTCCACATGATCAAAACTAAACACTACCAGAAAGTGCCTCTCAAAGAACCAATGCCAGCTCTTGCCTCAAAGCTGGTGCCCTCCACCAAAAAGCGAGCGTTCCAGGACCTGATGTCTCCATGCTCACCTGAATCAATCTCTAGCACCCCTGGCATTCCACTGGCAGAGACTGCACCCACCAAAGATCAAAAAATATCAAACCCATATGTCACAGCTAATAACCGTTACGGTTACCAAAACGGTGCGAGTTATACCTGGCAGTTTGAGGCCCGAAAAGCTCAAATTCTTAAGTGTATGGAGTGCGGGAGTTCCCATGACACCTTACAGCAGTTGACAGCCCATATGATGGTGACTGGACACTTTCTCAAAGTCACAAACTCCGCCTCCAAAAAGGGTAAGCAATTAGTGTTTGACCCTGTGGTGGAAGAGAAAATCCAATCCATCCCTCTTCCACCCACAACAACACGTCTGCCGGCTCCCACTATCAAGTCCCAACCTGATTCACCAGTACACCCATCCACCATGAATGAAAGGAATGAGTCGGATGAGGAGAAAGTGGAGGAACCTGAGGAGAAGAAAATCAAGCAAGAGAAAGAGGATCCCGCTGAGAAGGTGGAAAAGACTGAGAAACCCAGCCATTACAAGTATCTAAGAGAAGAGGATCTTGAAGAGTCTCCTAAAGGTGGACTAGATATTCTCAAGTCATTAGAAAATACAGTCTCCAGTGCAATCAGTAAGGCTCAGACCGGTACACCCACCTGGGGTGGATATCCCAGCATTCATGCTGCCTACCAGCTGCAAGGGTCTGTGAAATCATCTATACCTGCTGTCCAGAGTGTCCAGATTCAACCAACATTCAACGCCAGCAGCTTGAAATCTTTGACCTCTGACTCCAGCACTTTGATCCATTCTCCAAGCAGCCCATCACCACCTCCAAACCATAAAAGCAATGTCCTAGCCATGGAAGAGTTGGTGGAGAAAGTAACAGGAAAAATCCCTTCAAAGAAAGACAGGGATGAAAAATCAACTGAACGTTGCTCCAAATATCTCCCTGCTGAATTACCCTCCCCTGTTCTCAAAGACCGAAAGGACCTACCAAGACCAGATGATCTTTGCAAGCCAACAAAAAATGGCACAGTAGATAAAGACCTAGAGCATGTTCCGGTTCGGGAAGGAGAATACAAGGAAAGCCATGCAGATAATCATGTCAAGAATGGAACGGATGTCCTCAAATCGCAAGTCAGCAATGGTTGCAGTAATTTAGGAATCATCACTGACCACTCACCAGAACAGCCTTTAGTCAACCCTCTCAGTGCATTGCAGTCTATCATGAACACTCATTTGGGTAAGGCCTCCAAAACAGTCAGTCCACTCCTAGACCCACTAGCAATGCTGTACAAGATCAGCAACAACATGATGGAAAAGCCCATGTACAATCCAGCTCAGGTCAAGCAAGTTGAGCCCATCAACAGATATTATGACAATGATGATGATCAGCCCATGGACTTGACTAAGTCCAAAAGTGGCAATGGGCCCACCAACAATTGTTCATCCACAGTTATCagtaacaacaacagcaacatcaCAAATAGCACCCGGCCCATCTTGTCCACGCTGGCTGAATCGGTCTCATCTCCTCTTCGGGAGAATGCCCTAATGGACATTTCCGACATGGTGAAGAACCTCACAGGTCGCCTGACGCCAAAGTCGTCAACCCCTTCCTCTATATCCGAAAAGTCGGACGCAGATGGCTGTGTTTTTGAGGATGGCCTGGAGGATCTTTCACCCATTCAGAAGAGGAAAGGCAGGCAATCAAACTGGAACCCTCAGCATCTGCTGATCCTTCAGGCTCAGTTTGCATCCAGCCTTCGGGAAACCCCTGACGGGAAGTACATCATTACAGACCTTGGTCCTCAGGAGCGTGTACATATTTGTAAGTTTACAGGTCTCTCCATGACCACCATCTCCCACTGGTTGGCAAACGTCAAGTACCAACTGAGGCGAACAGGTGGAACCAAGTTTCTGAAGAACATTGACTCGGGCCAGCCACTGTTTCTGTGTAGTGATTGTGCCTCGCAGTTCAGAACTCCCTCCACATACATTAACCACTTAGAGTCCCACTTGGGCTTTAGCTTGAAGGACCTCTCAAAGTTATCAATAGACCTCATAAGAGACCAGCAAGCAGTCActaaaatgatcacagataagaCATTCAGTGCCCTTGGCTTGACTGAGGAGGACTCTAATTCCATATTTCAGTGCAAACTGTGCAATAGGACTTTTGTCAGCAAGCATGCAGTGAAACTACACCTCAGCAAAACGCACGGAAAGTCACCAGAGGACCACCTGATCTTTGTTACTGAGCTGGAAAAGTTAGAAAAAGTCTAA